The following proteins are encoded in a genomic region of Nicotiana sylvestris chromosome 4, ASM39365v2, whole genome shotgun sequence:
- the LOC138890049 gene encoding uncharacterized protein, which translates to MGCHCDGLVPTKNLGDPPVAIPKTRKEFNDADRKAIEKNFCAKKILMCGIGTDEYNRISACQSAKEIWEAPQTSHEGTTHVKQSKIDMLTMEYELFRMQDDKSVQEMHTRFTSIINELYSHGETIQRNKLVRKILSVLPSSWESKVNAIIEEKGLHELTID; encoded by the coding sequence ATGGGATGTCATTGTGATGGACTTGTTCCTACCAAAAACCTTGGCGACCCACCAGTAGCCATTCCCAAGACAAGGAAAGAATTCAACGATGCGGATAGAAAGGCCATAGAGAAGAACTTTTGTGCAAAGAAAATTCTGATGTGTGGTATTGGTACTGATGAATACAACAGGATATCAGCATGTCAGTCAGCCAAAGAAATTTGGGAAGCCCCTCAAACATCTCACGAAGGAACAACACATGTCAAGCAATCCAAAATCGACATGCTCACAATGGAATACGAGCTCTTCAGGATGCAAGACGATAAATCTGTCCAAGAAATGCATACCCGGTTCACCTCCATCATTAATGAACTTTACTCTCATGGTGAAACTATTCAAAGAAACAAGTTGGTTAGAAAAATCCTAAGTGTGCTACCcagttcttgggaaagcaaagtgaACGCCATTATAGAAGAGAAAGGCTTACATGAGCTAACTATTGATTAG